From Eschrichtius robustus isolate mEscRob2 chromosome 7, mEscRob2.pri, whole genome shotgun sequence, a single genomic window includes:
- the TECTB gene encoding beta-tectorin, with amino-acid sequence MVMRAFVLLAVFAEASARSCTPNKADVILVFCYPKTIITKIPECPYGWEVHQLALGGLCYNGVHEGGYYQFVIPDLSPKNKSYCGTQSEYKPPIYHFYSHIVSNDSTVIVKNQPVNYSFSCTYHSTYLVNQAAFDQRVATVHVKNGSMGTFESQLSLNFYTNAKFSIKKEAPFILETSEIGSDLFAGVEAKGLSIRFKVVVNSCWATPSADFMYPLQWQLINKGCPTDETVLVHENGKDHRATFQFNAFRFQNIPKLSKVWLHCETFICDSEKLSCPVTCDKRKRLLRDQTGGVLVVELSLRSRGSSGLYSFSDVLYHLIVLLGICAVF; translated from the exons ATGGTGATGAGAGCCTTCGTCCTGTTGGCTGTCTTTGCAGAAGCCTCTGCGAGATCTTGCACTCCAAATAAAGCAG ATGTCATTCTTGTGTTTTGTTATCCGAAAACAATCATCACCAAAATCCCAGAGTGTCCCTATGGATGGGAAGTGCACCAGCTGGCGCTCGGTGGGCTGTGTTACAATGGGGTCCACGAAGGAGGTTACTACCAATTTGTAATCCCAGATTTGTCACCTAAAAACAAGTCCTATTGTGGAACCCAGTCCGAG taCAAGCCCCCCATCTACCACTTCTACAGCCACATTGTTTCCAACGACAGCACCGTGATCGTAAAGAACCAGCCTGTGAACTACTCTTTTTCCTGCACTTACCACTCCACCTACTTGGTGAACCAGGCTGCCTTTGACCAGAG AGTGGCCACTGTTCATGTGAAGAACGGGAGCATGGGCACATTTGAAAGCCAGTTGTCTCTCAACTTCTACACT AATGCCAAGTTCTCCATTAAGAAAGAAGCGCCTTTTATCCTGGAGACCTCCGAAATTGGTTCAGATCTGTTTGCAGGAGTAGAAGCCAAAGGGTTAAGCATTAG GTTTAAAGTGGTTGTGAACAGCTGTTGGGCCACACCTTCGGCTGATTTCATGTATCCCTTGCAGTGGCAGCTGATCAACAAGGG CTGCCCTACGGATGAAACAGTCCTCGTGCATGAGAATGGGAAAGACCACAGGGCAACCTTCCAATTCAATGCTTTCCGGTTCCAGAACATCCCCAAATTGTCCAAGGTGTGGTTACACTGTGAGACTTTCATCTGTGACAGTGAGAAGCTCTCCTGCCCAGTG actTGTGACAAACGAAAACGCCTCCTCCGGGACCAGACTGGGGGCGTCCTGGTCGTCGAGCTCTCCCTCCGTA GCAGGGGATCCTCCGGTCTCTATAGCTTCTCAG ATGTTCTCTATCACCTCATCGTGTTGCTGGGGATTTGTGCTGTGTTCTAA